The Scylla paramamosain isolate STU-SP2022 chromosome 32, ASM3559412v1, whole genome shotgun sequence sequence TCTCTCGGCAGCGGCAGGAGGCGCGCCTTCAGAGGGCGTCTCAGGCAGCGCTTAGGCGGGGATGTGGCAGGAGCAGGTGGAGGGCAACTTGTAGATGTCGATGAAGAGACCCTTGTAGGGATCGCAAGGGTCGTAGGAGAGCAGGCGGTGGTACACGTACTTCTGGGTGCAGTGACTCTTGTAGCAGGGCGCCAGAGCGCGGCAGGCGGCCTCGGGGAACAGGCACGTCTGTTTGTAGTAGTGCACGTCGTTCACGATCACCCTCCACTTGCTCTCCACGTTGCAGGCGCGCCTGGAGCGGGCGTAGGTCACGTCCGAGGAGCAGATGTAGCCCTCAGGGCCCGCCCAGTGGGTCACGTCGTACGGGGAGTCACCGGTAGAGGCGCCGGTGTAGTAGGAGTTGTTGAacgcctcctcctgctccttggTGACTGTCTCCACCAGGTCGTCGGCGGCGGACTGGTCTGCCACGTCGGCGTACTTCTTGGCGAAGATGTGGTCGGCGCTGATGGTGCCCTTGATGTCGTACTCAGGGTACTCGGCGTCCTCTAGGCTGTAGGAGAGCATGGAGTTGGTGGCGCCggcggggggtggggggggggtcgCAGTAGGAGTGTTTGTAAGAGGGCGGATGGTGGCCGTATGGCGGCTGAGGGTGGCAGTAGGCGGGCAGGTGCACGGAGGCGAGGGCGGCGCCGATGCACGCCACAGGTATCACCTGAAATAAACATCAGACACAAAGATATATGGTTTAAGGAATAGCCATTACAACTATTATAATGAATTATAATGTGTTTGGCGAGCCGCGCCTGGCAGGCTACAGCAGGGAGGTGGTTAGCCAGCACCCACTGAAGGGAGACTTGAGGAGCCATTCACTCCCGCACTTTCTCTTTAAGTAATTAAATGTTGGTCCGCCTCAAACTAAGCTTGCTGTTCCTTTGTTCCCCCAATGACCGATTTTTCTCCAacaattttttgttttgcatttcttttaatttttttttttttcgatgcaTTAAGCGTGAGCATGGTGGCCGTCAAGACACAAGCGGACACTAATCGACCTTGACTGACCCGCCACTACAGCAGGTATTGGttggctttattttttttaatttatttatttatttatctatttattttattttatttatttatttgttttatttattttattttttttccaaagaagTCAAACCTCCCCGTTTGGTTTCAGTGGCGGCCTCACATTAGTATGCAGGGCGGCGGCTCGTCCATGGGAGCTGCAGGACCGCACCAACTAGGCGCTTCCCCCTGCAAGAAAATAATCTTTCGTTGCATTCCACCGCAtgcatcaatgtgtgtgtgtgtgtgtgtgtgtgtgtgtgtgtgtgtagtttaaaGCGAAGCATTGACTGCCCAGAAAGGTGAGGCATGCCGGGAATATTGTGGCATAAGCATCGTCATAGAGTTGATAATTCAATTTCCTTATAgaaaatcaatcaaataaataaataaacaaataggataaaataaattaataaactaaaACAAAGAATTAGGTGTTCCTATATGCCTGAACTGCTAAGgagatattggcaaagaagatgATTGACGTgattatgattctctctctctctctctctctctctctctctctctctctctctctctctctctctctctctctctctctctctctctctctgtttccttatcTTCACATATTTAAACATTTGGAAATCAGTAAATTTCGTCTTTGTGACACGCCCAACAAACAGATACATACATCAGACCTTCCAGACACACAGCTTTAACGTTACCTAAATCAGCGTAATGTACAGAGGAAGAGATAACAACTGCATcagcaatgagaaaaaaaaaaaaaaaaacatccctgaGAACCTGACTAGTGATCTCTGCACCTTTTGAAATTAGTCCTGACAACCacaaacgtttcagaatacgagcatTGCATCATcattgagaagaaagaaaaaagtaataaattaataaataagcacacgagaacctggctaatgaaatccgtgacctttgaaaatagggTGCTACTTTGGCTTGCTATCTACAGGAAAAAATATCTACACCGTACTTTGGCTTGTCATCTACAAAGAAAAAGTATCTACACTGTACAAATTTTTATTTTGGAATGATATATAACATAGAaaaaatgtacatttttttttttattcatattctagCGATGAACAGCACGTACAGTACATCGGCTAAAAATGCTAAATAGAGGTCAGGAGCTTCTTTTCTGATCATCCGCCAACAAAAGTAGTCTAGATGAGACTGAAATGCTCTTTGATTGATGCCTCACATTATTTTCAATATGCAAATCTTCGCATCAAGCTAggatctttcatttccttcagcaTGAGCTCCGATGTTAGAATCGGCGTAATATTGCTGATGATTTACGGAAAAATGATAAAGTTTGAGTTGGTTTAAACTGAGTCAGCTGGCCAGTCCTCGGAATGGATTATTGAGCCTTCAGCGACTTCTCTCTGAATAATTGGGTGAAGTGTCTCACGGTCTCTTCTTTGAACTTCGACACTACAACAAACATTCCACTCCTGCTTCAGACTCTCTAACCAGACATTTTCTCTCCAAACCAGGACaagtgttttctttgttcttgatAAGTACAACTTTTCTTGTTGTAGATCACAATATAAAGTGTAGATTGCATACAAAAGTAGATTCATAACACGTAGATCGCAATATAAAGTGTAGATCGCATACCAAAGAAGGTTCATGACAGATAGATAACAAGCCAAAGTAGCACCGAAAATAGTCCTGAAGCCTTTTAGAATACAGGGTAAGGCTTGCTCGTTATATAGCAGTGTTTGACAATTTGACAAGCGCTTATAGGCGAAGAACACTGTACCGCGATGAAGGCTGACCTAAGAAACCCCGTCCTGTCATTATGCAACATTCCTTTCACCACATTACGCTGACTGAGTCCTCTAATTTCCAGGAAGGACAAAGGGAGTGATTCCGAGATTGACCTACACGTTTTAGTGGCTCAatcgatttttttcttcctctcctttccttgttgTTATGTGTGCTTACATaactccctgtgt is a genomic window containing:
- the LOC135088890 gene encoding LOW QUALITY PROTEIN: protein spaetzle 3-like (The sequence of the model RefSeq protein was modified relative to this genomic sequence to represent the inferred CDS: deleted 1 base in 1 codon) — its product is MFVVVSKFKEETVIPVACIGAALASVHLPAYCHPQPPYGHHPPSYKHSYCDPPPPPAGATNSMLSYSLEDAEYPEYDIKGTISADHIFAKKYADVADQSAADDLVETVTKEQEEAFNNSYYTGASTGDSPYDVTHWAGPEGYICSSDVTYARSRRACNVESKWRVIVNDVHYYKQTCLFPEAACRALAPCYKSHCTQKYVYHRLLSYDPCDPYKGLFIDIYKLPSTCSCHIPA